In one Haloplanus salinus genomic region, the following are encoded:
- a CDS encoding MBL fold metallo-hydrolase: MDVVTVTADAEEFTCNAYLITGATPTLVDAGTMPGVASVVADHVDELDRVVLTHQHADHVGELDAVLDAFDADLYASDDHPRRTHELADGDTLAMGDESFDVVYTPGHADDHVSFVSEHTLFSGDVIVYNDGAFDDGSFGRTDMAGQSRERLVESLETLLERLPDSVTAMYAGHGDAFHAADESVRDVIARALSRAARYEPKYQD; the protein is encoded by the coding sequence ATGGACGTCGTTACCGTCACCGCGGACGCCGAGGAGTTCACCTGCAACGCCTACTTGATCACCGGCGCGACGCCGACGCTGGTCGACGCGGGGACGATGCCCGGCGTCGCGTCCGTCGTCGCGGACCACGTCGACGAACTCGACCGGGTGGTGCTCACCCACCAACACGCCGACCACGTCGGCGAACTCGACGCCGTCCTCGACGCGTTCGACGCCGACCTGTACGCCTCCGACGACCATCCGCGCCGAACGCACGAACTCGCCGACGGCGACACCCTCGCGATGGGCGACGAGTCCTTCGACGTCGTCTACACGCCGGGGCACGCCGACGACCACGTCTCCTTCGTGAGCGAGCACACCCTGTTCAGCGGCGACGTGATCGTCTACAACGACGGCGCGTTCGACGACGGGAGCTTCGGCCGGACGGACATGGCCGGGCAGTCACGCGAGCGCCTCGTCGAGAGCTTGGAGACCCTTCTGGAGCGGCTTCCCGACTCGGTGACGGCGATGTACGCCGGCCACGGCGACGCGTTCCACGCGGCCGACGAGAGCGTTCGTGACGTGATAGCGCGGGCGCTCTCTCGGGCGGCGCGATACGAACCGAAGTACCAGGATTAG
- a CDS encoding mannose-1-phosphate guanylyltransferase: MHRPNAATERPLVAVVLAGGVGTRLYPASRSYRPKQLLAVGGDDTLLERTVARVDFADEVVVVTRSEFADAVREAAPDTTVLVEPAGKDTGPALAYATHRVAERFADPVVLAVPSDHHVDGDFETAARRGARVAVETGALVTFGVEPTRPDTGYGYVEPGTDHGDYAEVAAFHEKPDAETARRYVERGDYWNAGVFAWTPAAFRAAARDTPLGPLVDALDADDPAGGFEAVDPVSVDNAVFERADDVVTVPLDVEWDDLGSWDALRRLLPADEDGTVVAGDADAVSLDAENNVVAGDDVHVSLVGVDDLAVVAYDDRVLVVPTAKAQQVRDLVAELERRGEF; encoded by the coding sequence GTGCACCGCCCAAACGCGGCCACGGAGCGACCGCTCGTCGCCGTCGTCCTCGCCGGCGGCGTGGGCACGCGACTCTACCCCGCGAGCCGGAGTTACCGGCCGAAACAGTTGCTCGCTGTCGGCGGCGACGACACCCTCCTCGAACGCACCGTCGCTCGCGTCGACTTCGCCGACGAGGTGGTCGTCGTGACCCGATCGGAGTTCGCGGACGCCGTCCGCGAGGCGGCGCCCGACACGACCGTCCTCGTCGAGCCGGCGGGGAAAGACACCGGTCCGGCGCTCGCCTACGCCACCCACCGGGTCGCCGAGCGGTTCGCGGACCCCGTCGTCCTCGCCGTGCCGAGCGACCACCACGTCGACGGCGACTTCGAGACGGCCGCCCGTCGGGGCGCCCGCGTCGCCGTCGAGACGGGCGCGCTCGTCACGTTCGGCGTCGAGCCCACCCGCCCGGATACGGGTTACGGCTACGTCGAACCGGGGACGGATCACGGCGACTACGCCGAGGTGGCCGCGTTCCACGAGAAACCCGACGCCGAGACGGCTCGCCGGTACGTCGAGCGGGGCGACTACTGGAACGCGGGGGTCTTCGCGTGGACGCCCGCGGCGTTCCGGGCGGCGGCACGGGACACGCCGCTCGGGCCGTTAGTCGACGCGCTCGACGCCGACGACCCGGCGGGCGGGTTCGAGGCCGTCGACCCGGTGAGCGTCGACAACGCGGTGTTCGAACGCGCCGACGATGTCGTGACCGTACCCCTCGACGTCGAGTGGGACGACCTCGGCTCGTGGGACGCGCTCCGGCGACTGCTCCCGGCGGACGAGGACGGAACCGTCGTCGCCGGCGACGCCGACGCCGTCAGCCTCGACGCCGAGAACAACGTGGTCGCGGGCGACGACGTCCACGTCTCGCTGGTGGGCGTCGACGACCTGGCGGTCGTCGCGTACGACGACCGGGTGCTGGTGGTGCCGACGGCGAAGGCCCAGCAGGTGCGCGACCTGGTGGCGGAACTGGAGCGGCGGGGGGAGTTTTAG
- a CDS encoding DUF5786 family protein, producing MGFGSYDESEQENQELDADLDDNEGVETSENDHRGSVEFEIGASNDELLDRLKEIKDE from the coding sequence ATGGGCTTCGGGAGCTACGACGAATCCGAACAGGAGAACCAGGAGTTAGACGCCGACCTCGACGACAACGAGGGGGTCGAAACGTCCGAAAACGACCACCGAGGGTCAGTCGAGTTCGAAATCGGTGCGTCGAACGACGAACTGCTCGACCGTCTCAAAGAGATCAAAGACGAGTGA
- a CDS encoding CBS domain-containing protein yields the protein MRGIRIGSAFGIPIRLDLTFLLVLPLFAWLIGSDVGNLATVLNGMFGSAMPVDVLTAGSTRWVLGAAAATGLFLCVLLHEFGHSLVAMRYGYHIESITLWLFGGVARFTEMPENWKQEFTIAVAGPIVSVALGVVSYVAFLVVPGALPTVQFVLAYLALTNVALAVFNMLPGFPMDGGRVLRALLARRRPHARATQIAAEVGKLFAVVLAIVGLFANLFLVALAFFIYIGASSEAQQTVMKAAFQGVTVGDIMTPTTELDTVTADTSIVTLTDRMFRERHTGYPVLSQGTLVGMVTLDDAREVREVEHDAYRVEDVMATELVTISPGADAMDAISMMQREKVGRLPVVDEAGDLVGLISRSDLVTAFNIIRTRGSGADVGTGIGRFSTDAEFPQR from the coding sequence ATGCGCGGCATCCGTATCGGAAGCGCGTTCGGCATTCCGATCAGACTCGATCTCACCTTCCTCCTCGTCCTCCCGCTGTTCGCGTGGCTGATCGGGTCGGACGTGGGGAACCTCGCGACCGTCCTCAACGGCATGTTCGGGTCGGCGATGCCCGTCGACGTGCTCACCGCGGGGTCGACGCGGTGGGTCCTCGGCGCCGCGGCGGCGACCGGCCTCTTTCTCTGTGTCCTCCTCCACGAGTTCGGCCACTCGCTCGTCGCCATGCGCTACGGCTACCACATCGAGTCGATCACGCTCTGGCTGTTCGGCGGCGTCGCGCGCTTCACCGAGATGCCCGAAAACTGGAAGCAGGAGTTCACCATCGCCGTCGCGGGCCCCATCGTCAGCGTCGCCCTCGGCGTCGTCTCCTACGTCGCCTTTCTGGTCGTCCCCGGCGCGCTCCCGACCGTGCAGTTCGTGCTCGCCTATCTCGCGCTGACGAACGTCGCGCTCGCGGTGTTCAACATGCTCCCCGGGTTCCCGATGGACGGCGGCCGCGTCCTCCGAGCGCTGCTCGCGCGACGACGGCCGCACGCCCGCGCGACACAGATCGCCGCCGAAGTCGGGAAACTGTTCGCCGTCGTCCTCGCCATCGTCGGCCTCTTTGCAAACCTGTTTCTGGTCGCGCTCGCGTTCTTCATCTACATCGGCGCCTCCAGCGAGGCCCAGCAGACGGTGATGAAAGCGGCGTTCCAGGGCGTGACCGTCGGCGACATCATGACGCCGACGACGGAACTGGACACCGTCACCGCCGACACCTCGATCGTGACGCTCACCGACCGGATGTTCCGCGAGCGCCACACGGGCTATCCCGTCCTCAGCCAGGGGACCCTCGTCGGCATGGTGACCCTCGACGACGCCCGCGAAGTGCGCGAGGTGGAACACGACGCGTACCGCGTCGAGGACGTGATGGCGACGGAGTTGGTGACCATCTCGCCCGGCGCGGACGCGATGGACGCCATCTCGATGATGCAACGCGAGAAGGTGGGGCGGCTCCCGGTCGTCGACGAGGCGGGTGACCTGGTCGGGCTCATTTCCCGCTCCGACCTCGTCACCGCGTTCAACATCATCCGCACCCGTGGGTCCGGGGCCGACGTCGGGACCGGGATCGGGCGCTTCTCGACCGACGCGGAGTTTCCCCAGCGGTGA
- a CDS encoding RPA family protein: MSQAPTREVARRVFAREFNDASHTFKESNDERAPVYLLLPTGERANRVFLVGTLTEKEDVGEGDEYWRGRIVDPTGTFFVYAGQYQPDAASTLRDLEPPAYVAVVGKPRTYETDDGSVNVSVRPESITAVDSATRDRWVAEAAQRTLERVETFEDESNEYARMAREEYDLPVGDYRPMALSALEGLDESDELGSDDGGIDAPAEP; this comes from the coding sequence ATGAGCCAGGCACCCACCCGCGAAGTCGCGCGCCGCGTCTTCGCCCGCGAGTTCAACGACGCGAGCCACACGTTCAAGGAGTCCAACGACGAACGCGCCCCCGTCTACCTCCTGCTCCCGACGGGTGAACGCGCCAACCGCGTGTTCCTCGTCGGCACCCTGACCGAGAAGGAGGACGTGGGCGAGGGTGACGAGTACTGGCGGGGTCGCATCGTCGACCCGACGGGCACCTTCTTCGTCTACGCCGGGCAGTACCAGCCCGACGCTGCCTCGACGCTCCGGGACCTCGAACCCCCGGCGTACGTCGCCGTCGTCGGTAAGCCCCGGACCTACGAGACGGACGACGGGAGCGTCAACGTCTCCGTCCGCCCGGAATCCATCACCGCCGTCGACTCCGCGACCCGCGACCGCTGGGTCGCCGAGGCCGCCCAGCGAACGCTCGAACGCGTCGAGACGTTCGAGGACGAGAGCAACGAGTACGCCCGCATGGCCCGCGAGGAGTACGACCTCCCGGTCGGCGACTACCGGCCGATGGCGCTCTCGGCGCTCGAAGGACTGGACGAGTCCGACGAACTGGGCTCGGACGACGGCGGTATCGACGCCCCGGCGGAGCCCTGA
- a CDS encoding DUF7091 family protein: protein MDDRLERFVRTTFRSAGRRYAEARKAYREGRDTPALPRDDEGRVRIVCRRAAERRAVVLDGDGRPECYEAGHPDCEGCVEDVHEGIVETW, encoded by the coding sequence ATGGACGACCGGCTGGAACGGTTCGTGCGGACCACCTTCCGCTCGGCCGGCCGACGCTACGCCGAGGCCCGGAAGGCCTACCGCGAGGGGCGGGATACGCCCGCCCTGCCGCGCGACGACGAGGGGCGTGTCCGTATCGTCTGCCGGCGCGCGGCCGAACGCCGCGCCGTCGTCCTCGACGGCGACGGCCGCCCCGAGTGTTACGAGGCCGGTCACCCCGACTGCGAGGGGTGCGTCGAGGACGTTCACGAGGGCATCGTGGAGACGTGGTGA
- a CDS encoding CopG family transcriptional regulator produces MGNKNKTVSFRVNEDAFETLRDIAEERDISLSAVFRDYVDMLVAHDGQVEVVPEHEFARRPDDEPSFPPTVEVPKEFVRERERLELEVEHLNEQLDEHKRYVEYLQDQLETEDEVIHLDELDGDRDDPYQLS; encoded by the coding sequence ATGGGCAACAAGAACAAAACCGTCTCCTTTCGCGTCAACGAGGACGCCTTCGAGACGCTCCGCGACATCGCCGAGGAGCGCGACATCTCCCTCTCGGCGGTGTTTCGTGACTACGTCGACATGCTCGTTGCCCACGACGGCCAGGTCGAAGTCGTCCCCGAACACGAGTTCGCCCGCCGCCCGGACGACGAGCCCAGCTTCCCACCCACCGTCGAGGTGCCCAAGGAGTTCGTCCGCGAGCGCGAACGCCTCGAACTCGAGGTCGAACACCTGAACGAACAGCTCGACGAGCACAAGCGGTACGTCGAGTACCTGCAGGACCAGCTTGAAACCGAGGACGAGGTCATCCACCTCGACGAGTTGGACGGCGACCGGGACGACCCGTACCAGCTGAGTTAG
- a CDS encoding Tfx family DNA-binding protein has translation MEDDPDANALLERAGFDPEKSVLTRRQAEVLALRERDVRQSTIADLLGTSRANVSSIESSARDNVAKARETVAFAEALTAPVRVEVDEETDLYNVPKLVYDACDAAGVKVNHTAPDLMKLVSDEAGSAVKGREIRAPLLVGVTTDGTVRVRQSK, from the coding sequence ATGGAAGACGACCCGGACGCGAACGCCCTGCTCGAACGCGCCGGCTTCGACCCCGAGAAGAGCGTGCTGACGCGCCGACAGGCCGAAGTGCTTGCCCTCCGCGAGCGGGACGTACGCCAGTCCACCATCGCCGACCTCCTCGGTACCTCCCGTGCGAACGTCTCCAGCATCGAATCGAGCGCGCGGGACAACGTGGCGAAGGCCCGCGAAACCGTCGCTTTCGCCGAAGCGCTGACCGCCCCCGTCCGGGTCGAAGTCGACGAGGAGACCGACCTCTACAACGTACCGAAACTCGTCTACGACGCCTGCGACGCCGCCGGCGTCAAGGTCAACCACACCGCGCCGGACCTGATGAAACTGGTCAGCGACGAGGCGGGCAGCGCCGTGAAGGGTCGCGAGATTCGGGCCCCGCTGTTGGTCGGCGTCACCACCGACGGCACCGTTCGGGTGCGACAGTCGAAGTAG
- a CDS encoding endonuclease dU — protein MKTGTRALGVAESFDDADDRSVLCGAVLRADRTADGFVFGSCAVGGTDATDAVESLVADLGREDVRYLLLSGIAPAWFNLLDLPALAETVSRPVLSVSFESSPGLEPALRREFAGDALDGRLATYRAQPPRRRVAVNDGVVWVRAAGVDADRAAGIVRAYTPEGGRPEPLRVARLAARAARRFRANDDV, from the coding sequence ATGAAGACGGGCACGCGGGCCCTCGGCGTCGCGGAGTCGTTCGACGACGCCGACGATCGAAGCGTCCTCTGTGGGGCCGTTCTCCGTGCAGACCGAACCGCCGACGGGTTCGTCTTCGGGTCGTGTGCGGTCGGTGGCACCGACGCCACCGATGCCGTCGAGTCGTTGGTCGCCGATCTCGGCCGCGAGGACGTGCGGTATCTCCTCCTGTCCGGTATCGCACCCGCGTGGTTCAACCTCCTCGACCTGCCCGCGCTCGCAGAGACCGTCTCCCGCCCCGTCCTCTCCGTCTCCTTCGAGTCGAGTCCCGGCCTCGAACCCGCGCTTCGCCGGGAGTTTGCCGGCGACGCCCTCGACGGGCGGCTGGCGACGTACCGCGCACAGCCGCCGCGTCGACGGGTCGCGGTGAACGACGGCGTGGTGTGGGTTCGCGCCGCCGGCGTCGACGCCGACCGGGCCGCGGGGATCGTCCGGGCGTACACCCCCGAGGGCGGCCGGCCCGAACCCCTCCGCGTGGCGCGGCTCGCGGCCCGCGCGGCACGGCGATTCCGGGCGAACGACGACGTTTAA
- a CDS encoding replication factor A (Replication protein A protects and stabilize the intermediate ssDNA that is generated by the unwinding action of a DNA helicase at the replication fork. In addition, SSBs prevent the formation of secondary structures by single-stranded template DNA.) yields the protein MTDLHTHAEDVAAQFSDHLDLTVDEVEERLDNLVNEYRVPVDEARRSVVNSYLDEAGLERDALGGGGNASVGLAEIDQDEQWLDVTAKVVELWEARSDSVAQVGLLGDETGTTKFVAFETSDLPELEAGTVYRLENLVTDEYQGNFSVKLNRTTTITEVDEDIDVGDDAETVEGALVDIQSGSGLIKRCPEDDCTRVLQNGRCSEHGDVDGEFDLRIKGVLDDGEAVHEVIFDRESTEALTGTTLAEAKDMAMDALDTTVVADEMRTGTLGRYYRVSGPQFGRYVLVDEFERLSDPVDAEAALIEARSI from the coding sequence ATGACCGATTTGCATACCCACGCGGAGGACGTCGCAGCGCAGTTCTCGGACCATCTGGATCTGACCGTCGACGAGGTCGAGGAGCGTCTCGACAACCTCGTCAACGAGTACCGGGTCCCGGTGGACGAGGCGCGCCGGAGTGTCGTGAACAGCTACCTCGACGAGGCGGGCTTGGAGCGTGACGCACTGGGCGGCGGCGGCAACGCCTCCGTCGGCCTCGCCGAAATCGATCAGGACGAACAGTGGTTGGACGTGACCGCGAAGGTGGTGGAGCTGTGGGAGGCCCGCAGCGACTCCGTCGCTCAGGTCGGCCTGCTCGGCGACGAGACGGGGACGACCAAGTTCGTCGCGTTCGAGACGTCCGACCTGCCCGAACTGGAGGCGGGAACGGTCTACCGGCTGGAGAACCTCGTTACCGACGAGTACCAGGGCAACTTCTCGGTGAAGCTCAACCGAACGACGACCATCACCGAAGTCGACGAGGACATCGACGTCGGCGACGACGCCGAGACGGTCGAGGGGGCGCTGGTGGACATCCAGAGCGGGAGCGGCCTGATCAAGCGCTGTCCCGAAGACGACTGCACGCGCGTCCTCCAGAACGGCCGGTGTTCCGAACACGGCGACGTCGACGGCGAGTTCGACCTGCGGATCAAGGGCGTCCTCGACGACGGCGAGGCGGTTCACGAGGTGATCTTCGACCGCGAGAGCACGGAAGCACTCACTGGCACGACCCTCGCGGAGGCGAAGGACATGGCGATGGACGCGCTCGATACGACCGTCGTCGCCGACGAGATGCGCACGGGGACGCTCGGTCGGTACTACCGGGTGAGCGGCCCGCAGTTCGGGCGGTACGTGCTGGTCGACGAGTTCGAGCGACTGAGCGACCCGGTCGACGCCGAAGCGGCCCTCATCGAAGCGAGGTCGATCTAA
- the phnE gene encoding phosphonate ABC transporter, permease protein PhnE encodes MSTDRDALVERLLRRFFGDTREDSAIKQRHSELKRARLIRRLSQSALLTGIVVLLYLSLNAAGFWKTEWMEYWPQFIEALAQYFPPKLYFGVMPFVDLGRYYRFMNEAGLVGEAGITLAIALAGTIMGAPLALLFGILGNERVTPFPLNFLFRGVMSIIRSIPALVWALIYVPLGGITPVTATLALGTDTIGELGRLLTDELEEVDDGPIEGIRSTGAGKPQIITFGMIPQMVRPFIAWAMFVLENNVRSAVSLGIIGAGGLGVTLTIEQQTFNFTNMMATILFIVVLVISVEMISQRTRSYLREGDDMEQLSFYQLVVGFPKRMSDSLLK; translated from the coding sequence ATGAGTACTGATCGCGATGCGCTCGTCGAGAGGCTACTTCGACGATTCTTCGGTGATACTCGAGAGGATTCAGCCATCAAACAACGGCACAGCGAATTGAAGCGTGCCCGACTGATACGTCGGCTGTCTCAGTCAGCTCTACTGACTGGCATTGTGGTACTACTGTACCTCTCGTTGAACGCGGCTGGGTTCTGGAAGACGGAATGGATGGAGTATTGGCCTCAGTTCATCGAGGCACTCGCGCAGTATTTCCCGCCGAAGCTGTATTTCGGCGTAATGCCCTTCGTTGACCTCGGCCGCTACTACCGGTTTATGAACGAAGCTGGGTTGGTCGGAGAAGCTGGAATCACGCTGGCGATTGCGCTCGCGGGGACGATTATGGGCGCGCCGCTGGCACTGCTGTTCGGTATCCTCGGAAACGAGCGGGTCACCCCGTTCCCACTCAATTTCCTCTTCCGGGGCGTAATGAGTATTATTCGGTCGATTCCGGCGCTCGTCTGGGCGCTGATATACGTTCCCTTGGGCGGTATCACCCCTGTGACCGCAACCCTCGCTCTCGGTACGGACACTATCGGAGAACTGGGCCGACTACTCACTGACGAACTTGAAGAGGTCGATGACGGACCCATCGAAGGAATTAGAAGCACTGGCGCAGGCAAGCCTCAGATAATCACGTTCGGGATGATTCCCCAGATGGTCCGACCGTTCATCGCGTGGGCAATGTTTGTTCTGGAGAACAACGTCCGGTCTGCGGTCAGTCTCGGTATCATCGGTGCGGGCGGCCTCGGAGTGACGCTAACGATCGAGCAGCAAACCTTCAATTTCACGAATATGATGGCGACGATTCTATTCATAGTGGTACTCGTCATCTCCGTCGAGATGATCAGTCAGCGAACACGCTCCTACCTCCGTGAGGGCGACGATATGGAACAGCTGAGCTTCTATCAGCTTGTTGTCGGCTTCCCCAAACGGATGTCCGACTCGCTACTCAAATAG
- a CDS encoding 50S ribosomal protein L40e: MATFESAEKRMLDKQICMRCNARNAPRAKRCRKCGYKKLRPKAKERRSA; this comes from the coding sequence ATGGCTACCTTCGAAAGCGCGGAAAAGCGGATGCTCGACAAACAGATCTGCATGCGGTGTAACGCGCGAAACGCCCCGCGCGCCAAGCGCTGCCGGAAGTGCGGGTACAAGAAGCTCCGCCCCAAGGCGAAAGAGCGCCGCAGCGCCTAA
- a CDS encoding DUF5814 domain-containing protein translates to MAITDKVYLKNHRQIVSQLETSIPKGAFKGATMEVLYSGDGLAKLDDATRDRLLEFATDFLDCEDPDDLYTGYPERQFVRYLLELRAQGLGPDAIVDVMTDDYMLYAYPGDVLSFLDRAVRRLEAVESLAAVEGDAEMERRAAETRRALSNG, encoded by the coding sequence GTGGCCATCACCGACAAGGTCTATCTGAAGAACCACCGGCAGATCGTCTCCCAGCTAGAGACGTCCATCCCCAAGGGCGCGTTCAAGGGGGCGACGATGGAGGTACTCTACAGCGGCGACGGCCTCGCCAAACTCGACGACGCCACCCGGGATCGACTCCTCGAGTTCGCCACCGACTTCCTCGACTGCGAGGACCCCGACGACCTCTACACCGGCTACCCCGAACGGCAGTTCGTCCGCTACCTGCTGGAACTGCGCGCGCAGGGACTGGGACCGGACGCCATCGTCGACGTGATGACCGACGACTACATGCTGTACGCCTACCCCGGTGACGTCCTCTCCTTTCTCGACCGGGCGGTGCGGCGGCTGGAGGCGGTCGAGTCGCTGGCGGCGGTCGAGGGCGACGCGGAGATGGAGCGACGGGCCGCCGAGACGCGGCGGGCGCTATCGAACGGCTAA
- a CDS encoding uracil-DNA glycosylase, with protein sequence MVETDGPDVTACERCPALVESRSRIVNGVGPDDAALLFVGEAPGANEDAEGEPFVGRSGTVLDDALRDAGLARADVRITNCVRCRPPENRDPHVEELDNCAGFLDGEIEFVDPDLIVTLGKVPGERLLDRSVAVTKEAGSVVDARLGGASRRVLVCLHPAATLYDRSQRAAFDAAIATAADLAGVSTDGDGQSRLGDY encoded by the coding sequence ATGGTCGAAACCGACGGGCCGGACGTGACGGCCTGCGAGCGCTGTCCGGCGCTCGTCGAGTCGCGGAGTCGCATCGTCAACGGCGTCGGTCCCGACGACGCCGCGCTCCTGTTCGTCGGCGAGGCGCCCGGCGCCAACGAGGACGCGGAGGGCGAACCCTTCGTCGGCCGGTCGGGGACCGTCCTCGACGACGCCCTCCGGGACGCCGGCCTCGCCCGGGCCGACGTGCGCATCACCAACTGCGTCCGGTGTCGGCCGCCGGAGAACCGCGATCCGCACGTCGAGGAACTCGACAACTGTGCCGGCTTCCTGGACGGCGAGATCGAGTTCGTCGATCCGGACCTGATCGTCACGCTGGGAAAGGTACCCGGCGAGCGACTGCTGGATCGGTCCGTCGCGGTGACGAAGGAGGCGGGATCGGTCGTCGACGCGCGTCTCGGCGGGGCGTCGCGTCGCGTCCTGGTCTGTCTCCACCCGGCGGCGACGCTGTACGACCGGAGCCAGCGGGCGGCGTTCGACGCGGCGATAGCGACGGCGGCCGACCTGGCCGGCGTCTCGACGGACGGTGACGGGCAGTCGCGGCTGGGCGACTACTGA
- a CDS encoding AI-2E family transporter, which translates to MDERRTVVALFGLVVAVVTAFIAYRFVAALTVAVFLYYSTRRFYKSLGRLRLPKRVRAMTVLLLLAVPLLLLLSYTLVLLVTETRQFLSTYAVLDIAVTNVPWLRGLDDLPELTFAGVVEAYRAGQFDAIIDFLMENAAVLTSTITGFFLNLFIVVVVTYYLLIDGAKFRRWLLRFDDDAIVREFLEAADRELEAILFGNLLNVIAIALIAVGSFKGYNALVPAAVEVPYPTLAGVLTGVASLVPVVGMKVVYVPLTGAIAAPMVINSEYSLVGYLVAFLFVAVVVVDTIPDLVLRPYLSGERTHVGLLMLAYIFGPVVFGFYGLFLAPIVLAMGITFAHTALPRLLGGDESADASPGLPTDQRRLDDF; encoded by the coding sequence ATGGACGAACGACGCACAGTGGTCGCCCTGTTCGGTCTCGTCGTGGCCGTGGTCACCGCCTTCATCGCGTACCGCTTCGTCGCCGCCCTCACCGTCGCCGTCTTCCTCTACTACTCGACGCGACGTTTCTACAAGTCGCTCGGACGGCTTCGCCTCCCCAAGCGGGTGCGTGCGATGACCGTCTTGCTCCTGCTTGCCGTGCCGCTGCTTCTCCTCCTCAGCTACACGCTCGTGTTGCTCGTCACCGAGACCCGACAGTTTCTGTCGACCTACGCCGTCCTCGACATCGCGGTGACGAACGTACCCTGGCTTCGGGGCCTCGACGACCTCCCGGAACTCACGTTCGCGGGCGTCGTCGAGGCGTATCGGGCGGGGCAGTTCGACGCCATCATCGACTTCCTGATGGAGAACGCGGCGGTGTTGACGAGCACGATCACGGGCTTTTTCCTCAACCTGTTCATCGTGGTCGTCGTCACCTACTACCTGCTGATCGACGGCGCGAAGTTCCGCCGCTGGCTGTTGCGGTTCGACGACGACGCCATCGTCCGCGAGTTCTTGGAAGCCGCCGACCGCGAACTCGAAGCCATCCTCTTTGGCAACCTCCTGAACGTCATCGCCATCGCGCTCATCGCCGTCGGCTCGTTCAAGGGGTACAACGCGTTGGTCCCCGCTGCCGTCGAAGTGCCGTACCCGACGCTCGCGGGCGTCCTGACCGGCGTCGCGAGCCTCGTCCCCGTCGTCGGCATGAAGGTGGTGTACGTCCCCCTCACCGGCGCCATCGCCGCGCCGATGGTCATCAACTCCGAATACTCGCTCGTCGGCTACCTCGTCGCCTTCCTGTTCGTGGCCGTCGTCGTCGTCGACACCATTCCCGACCTCGTCCTGCGCCCGTACCTCAGCGGCGAGCGCACCCACGTCGGCTTGCTGATGCTCGCGTACATCTTCGGCCCGGTCGTGTTCGGGTTCTACGGGCTCTTTTTGGCGCCCATCGTCCTCGCGATGGGAATTACGTTCGCCCACACGGCACTGCCCCGCCTCCTCGGCGGCGACGAGTCGGCCGACGCGTCGCCGGGACTGCCGACGGACCAGCGTCGGCTCGACGACTTCTGA
- a CDS encoding TRAM domain-containing protein: protein MANCPLADDCPSFSERIQGMGCQHYGDRGGAEWCNHYDMPISDLKQQPVKPGEELVVEVTDIHESGAGVGRTEDGFIVLVDGTLPPARARVRIDRVKANHATADEVERLPMDEEDDEEPATDDDESSGRSTGADSGRPEQLGSRDNFWGS from the coding sequence ATGGCGAACTGTCCGCTCGCCGACGACTGCCCCAGTTTCTCGGAGCGCATCCAGGGCATGGGGTGCCAGCATTACGGTGACCGCGGGGGTGCCGAGTGGTGTAACCACTACGACATGCCTATCTCCGACCTGAAACAGCAGCCGGTGAAACCGGGGGAGGAACTCGTCGTCGAGGTGACCGACATCCACGAGAGCGGTGCGGGCGTCGGCCGCACGGAAGACGGCTTCATCGTCCTCGTCGACGGGACGCTCCCGCCGGCACGGGCGCGGGTCCGTATCGACCGCGTGAAGGCCAACCACGCGACTGCCGACGAAGTCGAACGGCTGCCGATGGACGAGGAGGACGACGAGGAGCCGGCGACCGACGACGACGAGTCGAGCGGCAGGTCGACCGGCGCCGACTCCGGCCGTCCCGAGCAGTTGGGCAGCCGGGACAACTTCTGGGGTAGCTAA